A single Watersipora subatra chromosome 7, tzWatSuba1.1, whole genome shotgun sequence DNA region contains:
- the LOC137400255 gene encoding actin-binding Rho-activating protein-like: protein MGQDITKPLDDTAAEKLGINVVISEESWDPCKSFKLEFKGKDETYGKPPEGSLTEARAKKACQHINKELSTLLCIIREIGTRADNNSNITVTFQKLFRYYIPISDKIVGLLLRARRWRLVDFTGEMLYQGQDDDKIITLLLADENMPYSRGYDFSLSSNSSPQPDAQYDFCKTFDDEESFEDSPSVSLLKSEDSTPLLSIKETDSLLLSR from the exons ATGGGCCAGGATATCACTAAACCTCTGGATGACACCGCCGCGGAGAAGCTCG GTATTAATGTAGTCATATCGGAGGAGTCTTGGGATCCATGCAAGAGCTTCAAACTAGAGTTCAAAGGAAAAGATGAAACATACGGTAAACCACCAGAAGGATCTCTAACGGAAGCGAGAGCCAAAAAGGCTTGTCAACACATAAACAAAGAACTGTCCACCCTACTATGCATCATTAGAGAGATCGGAACAAGAGCAGACAACAACAGTAACATCACGGTCACATTTCAGAAGCTCTTCCGCTACTATATTCCTATTTCAGATAAGATTGTTGGACTGTTACTTAGAGCTCGAAGATGGCGTCTCGTTGATTTTACGGGAGAAATGCTATATCAAGGTCAAGATGATGACAAAATAATTACGTTGTTGCTAGCGGACGAAAATATGCCATATTCCAGAGGCTATGATTTCTCTCTATCAAGTAACTCCTCACCACAACCCGATGCTCAGTATGATTTCTGCAAGACCTTCGATGATGAAGAAAGTTTTGAAGATTCTCCAAGTGTTTCATTACTAAAATCAGAAGACTCGACTCCTTTGCTCTCAATAAAAGAAACAGACAGCCTGCTTCTCTCTAGGTGA